A genomic stretch from Terriglobus sp. RCC_193 includes:
- a CDS encoding MFS transporter: MSRFAHTMRALRHRNYRLYLSGQCVSLMGTWMTRLALSWLTYRLTHSAFLLGMVGFAGQILTFVLAPFAGVWVDRMDRRKLLVMTQVAAAVQSLALAALTLAKVITIQEILALAALQGLIDAFDMPARQSFVTKMVPDKEDLSNAIALNSSMVNVARLVGPSVAAIVIAKLGEGWCFGIDGVSYLAVIASLLMMRIKPDVPGAHHRPAMAEQMREGWGYVSRFIPVRNILLLFAMTSLMGMSQMALLPLFAAQVLHGGPRMLGLLTTANAVGALVAAVLLASRKNAVGLLRYVQYGGALFGAALIVFGMSHWVALSLLAMVAMGFGIMTGMGGSNTIIQTLSPEEKRGRVMSFYTMAFIGMTPFGSLQAGALAHRIGAPHTLVFSGVCVLLAGACFWSQTSTMRLHIRARYEELGILQPKKEAA, encoded by the coding sequence ATGAGCCGATTTGCGCACACCATGCGTGCGTTGCGGCACCGCAATTACCGGCTTTACCTGTCCGGTCAGTGCGTGTCATTGATGGGGACGTGGATGACGCGGCTGGCGCTGTCATGGCTCACGTACCGGCTGACACATTCGGCATTTCTGTTAGGTATGGTGGGGTTTGCCGGGCAGATTCTTACGTTTGTTCTGGCTCCGTTTGCGGGTGTGTGGGTGGACCGCATGGATCGCCGCAAACTGCTGGTGATGACGCAGGTGGCGGCTGCTGTACAGTCGCTTGCGCTTGCGGCATTGACGCTGGCTAAGGTCATTACCATTCAGGAAATTCTTGCGCTGGCTGCGTTGCAGGGATTGATTGATGCATTCGATATGCCTGCGCGGCAATCGTTTGTGACGAAGATGGTGCCGGACAAGGAAGACCTGAGCAATGCGATTGCGCTGAACTCGTCGATGGTGAATGTGGCGCGTTTAGTGGGGCCTTCAGTAGCTGCGATTGTGATTGCAAAGCTTGGCGAGGGATGGTGCTTCGGGATTGATGGTGTTTCGTATCTTGCAGTGATCGCGTCGTTGTTGATGATGCGGATCAAGCCGGATGTACCGGGTGCGCATCATCGTCCTGCCATGGCGGAACAGATGCGTGAGGGATGGGGCTATGTAAGCCGCTTCATTCCTGTACGAAACATCCTGTTGCTGTTCGCGATGACGAGTCTGATGGGAATGTCACAGATGGCCTTGCTGCCACTGTTTGCAGCGCAGGTGTTGCATGGTGGTCCACGCATGTTGGGACTGCTTACAACAGCCAATGCTGTGGGGGCTTTGGTAGCTGCAGTCCTGCTGGCATCTCGAAAAAATGCCGTTGGGCTTCTGCGTTACGTTCAATACGGTGGTGCGTTGTTTGGTGCGGCGCTTATTGTGTTTGGCATGTCGCACTGGGTCGCTCTGTCGTTGCTGGCCATGGTGGCGATGGGCTTCGGCATTATGACAGGGATGGGTGGAAGCAATACGATCATCCAGACGCTGTCACCGGAAGAGAAACGCGGCCGTGTGATGAGTTTTTATACGATGGCCTTCATCGGCATGACGCCGTTCGGAAGTCTGCAGGCGGGTGCATTGGCACACCGGATAGGCGCGCCACACACGCTGGTGTTCAGCGGCGTGTGCGTACTGCTGGCGGGGGCGTGTTTCTGGTCGCAGACATCAACCATGCGCCTGCATATACGGGCGCGATATGAAGAACTTGGCATTCTGCAACCGAAGAAAGAGGCAGCATGA
- the ada gene encoding bifunctional DNA-binding transcriptional regulator/O6-methylguanine-DNA methyltransferase Ada, whose translation MKRKAANTKASPESQSILNDVRWDAVVRRDRQADGTFVYSVRSTGVFCRPGCSSRTPRPENVRFHANAQEAIRAGFRPCQRCKPDQSANPSTEAIATLCRTIERAVAAGDPLPPLEALAQQVGLSQFHLHRQFRAATGLTPRQYANACRSKQMLKHLKGSPTVTESIYETGFSSSSRFYHAAANTLGMTPTQFRKGGQNTDITYAIGPSTLGMILVARSPRGICAILMGDTEETLLADLQQRFPRASLVPGDTAFSETLEKVVAWTEQPRHSHIDLPLDIRGTAFQQRVWQALQAIPAGETASYAEIAQRIGNPRSVRAVAQACASNALAVAIPCHRVLRSDGALSGYRWGVERKKELLRREQVSH comes from the coding sequence ATGAAACGGAAAGCAGCCAATACGAAAGCGTCACCGGAATCGCAATCCATCCTGAACGACGTTCGGTGGGATGCGGTTGTCCGCCGTGATCGCCAGGCGGATGGCACCTTCGTCTATTCCGTCCGCAGCACCGGTGTCTTCTGCCGCCCGGGATGCTCCTCACGCACGCCGCGTCCTGAAAACGTGCGCTTTCATGCCAATGCGCAGGAAGCCATACGCGCCGGATTCCGCCCCTGCCAGCGCTGCAAACCAGACCAGAGTGCGAATCCATCCACGGAAGCCATAGCCACACTATGCCGCACTATTGAGCGCGCCGTCGCGGCAGGCGATCCACTACCTCCCCTTGAAGCGCTTGCACAGCAGGTGGGGCTCAGCCAGTTCCACCTGCATCGCCAGTTCCGCGCCGCCACCGGACTCACGCCTCGCCAATACGCAAACGCCTGCCGCTCAAAGCAAATGCTGAAGCACCTGAAAGGAAGCCCGACCGTGACAGAATCCATTTACGAAACAGGTTTCAGTTCCTCCAGCCGCTTTTATCATGCAGCCGCGAACACACTTGGCATGACGCCCACTCAGTTCCGCAAAGGTGGCCAGAATACCGACATTACCTACGCCATCGGCCCTTCCACGCTCGGGATGATCCTGGTCGCGCGCAGTCCACGCGGCATCTGCGCCATCCTCATGGGCGACACAGAAGAGACGCTACTCGCTGATCTGCAGCAACGCTTTCCGCGGGCATCGCTGGTACCGGGTGACACCGCCTTTTCCGAGACGCTGGAGAAGGTCGTTGCATGGACAGAGCAGCCACGCCATAGCCACATCGATCTCCCGCTGGACATTCGCGGCACAGCGTTCCAACAACGCGTCTGGCAGGCACTGCAGGCTATCCCAGCAGGAGAAACCGCAAGCTATGCAGAGATCGCACAACGCATCGGCAATCCACGCTCCGTACGCGCCGTAGCACAGGCATGCGCCTCCAACGCGCTGGCAGTCGCAATTCCCTGTCACCGCGTTTTACGCAGCGATGGAGCACTCTCCGGCTATCGCTGGGGCGTGGAACGTAAGAAAGAACTGCTCCGACGCGAACAAGTCAGTCACTGA
- a CDS encoding threonine synthase, whose product MPKISFLECSRCQHRESADVPRTVCSVCAGTFYVRYDLSELKGTAVRDSLPQTDSMWRYAPVLPDALPVTLAEGWTPVIASRRNPNVLLKEEGTNPTGTFKARGMSLCMTMMKHYGVQKVAVPSAGNAGGACAAYAAAAGIEAHVFMPQDVPLANQVECIAYGANMTLVDGLISDCAKIVAARKETEGWFDVSTLKEPFRVEGKKTMGYELVEQLGWEYPDAVFYPTGGGVGLIGMWKAFLEMEELGWVSGKRPKMIACQAAGCEPVTKAYREGKDASEMFQNAHTLASGLRVPKPYGDYIILDVVRESGGTVISQTDDEIFTSIQDWGRNEGILLSPEGAAATAAYDRLIENGFLKKTDRVVIFNTGTGNKYTDVLNVMQRAHHAV is encoded by the coding sequence ATGCCGAAAATTTCTTTTCTGGAGTGTTCGCGTTGTCAGCATCGCGAAAGTGCGGATGTGCCGCGGACAGTTTGCTCTGTATGTGCTGGCACATTTTATGTGCGGTATGACCTTTCCGAATTGAAGGGAACCGCAGTTCGCGACAGCCTTCCGCAGACCGATAGCATGTGGCGCTATGCTCCGGTGCTGCCGGATGCTCTGCCGGTGACACTCGCCGAAGGATGGACGCCGGTGATAGCGTCGCGGCGCAATCCGAATGTGCTGTTGAAGGAAGAAGGCACAAATCCCACGGGCACCTTCAAGGCGCGCGGTATGAGCCTGTGCATGACCATGATGAAGCACTATGGCGTGCAGAAAGTGGCCGTGCCCAGCGCAGGCAATGCAGGCGGCGCGTGTGCTGCGTATGCGGCGGCTGCTGGCATTGAGGCGCACGTGTTCATGCCGCAGGATGTGCCGTTGGCCAACCAGGTGGAGTGCATCGCTTATGGCGCAAACATGACGCTGGTGGATGGCCTGATCAGTGATTGCGCGAAGATTGTTGCCGCGCGCAAGGAAACCGAGGGATGGTTTGATGTATCCACGCTGAAGGAGCCGTTTCGCGTGGAAGGCAAGAAGACCATGGGCTACGAACTGGTCGAGCAGCTTGGGTGGGAGTATCCCGATGCGGTCTTCTATCCCACCGGCGGCGGCGTTGGCCTGATCGGCATGTGGAAGGCGTTCCTTGAGATGGAGGAGCTTGGCTGGGTATCCGGCAAGCGACCAAAGATGATCGCGTGCCAGGCTGCTGGATGTGAGCCAGTGACGAAAGCGTATCGCGAAGGCAAGGATGCCAGCGAGATGTTTCAGAATGCGCATACGTTGGCGAGCGGTCTGCGAGTGCCGAAGCCGTACGGCGACTACATCATCCTGGACGTGGTGCGTGAGAGCGGCGGCACGGTGATTTCACAGACGGACGATGAGATCTTCACATCGATCCAGGATTGGGGCCGGAATGAGGGAATCCTGCTGTCGCCGGAGGGTGCGGCGGCTACGGCAGCGTACGACCGGCTGATTGAAAACGGATTTCTGAAGAAGACGGACCGCGTGGTGATCTTCAACACCGGTACGGGCAACAAGTACACCGATGTATTGAACGTCATGCAGCGGGCGCATCACGCGGTATAA
- the mqo gene encoding malate dehydrogenase (quinone), producing MSETALLPTETDVLLVGAGIMSATLGILLKSLVPSLQLTVVETQDRAAVESSDAWNNAGTGHAALCELNYTPEAENGSIAIDRAIKINEQFQHSRQFWAALVERGLISDPRQFINPVPHMSFVSGAESVEFLRKRYHAMQACPLFAGMQFSDDPAVLKQWIPLMMEQRSPTEPVAATRAEFGTDLNFGALTRMLFGALEQQGSRVVMRHRVTELTQLPDTRWYVEVEDLATGNTSRVTARFVFLGAGGGALPLLQKSGIPEGRGYGGFPVSGQWLRCTNREVIERHAAKVYGKPALGAPPMSVPHLDTRVIDGKKELLFGPFAGFTTKFLKFGSFLDLPKSIGTGNLVSMLGAGAHNLDLTKYLIGQVMQSQEDRVNALREFVPTARGEDWVLEIAGQRVQIIKPDEKAGGRLEFGTEVIRSADGSLAALLGASPGASTAVSIMLELITRGTSVVSQEACTSEALQSLIPSYGRSMAKEPELLAEVTERTGRLLQLR from the coding sequence ATGTCTGAAACTGCACTTCTGCCTACCGAGACCGATGTACTGCTGGTAGGCGCCGGTATCATGTCTGCCACGCTGGGCATCCTGCTCAAGTCGCTGGTCCCTTCGCTGCAATTGACCGTGGTGGAGACGCAGGATCGCGCCGCTGTAGAAAGTTCGGATGCGTGGAATAACGCGGGCACCGGCCATGCGGCGCTGTGCGAATTGAACTACACGCCCGAGGCCGAGAATGGTTCCATTGCCATTGATCGGGCCATCAAGATCAACGAGCAGTTTCAGCATTCGCGGCAGTTCTGGGCGGCGCTGGTAGAGCGTGGTCTGATCTCAGACCCCAGGCAGTTCATCAATCCTGTGCCGCACATGAGCTTTGTCTCTGGTGCGGAGAGCGTGGAGTTTTTGCGTAAGCGCTACCACGCGATGCAGGCCTGCCCGCTGTTTGCAGGTATGCAGTTCTCAGATGATCCTGCAGTCCTGAAACAGTGGATTCCACTGATGATGGAGCAGCGCTCGCCGACTGAGCCTGTGGCAGCAACGCGCGCGGAGTTTGGTACTGACCTGAACTTTGGCGCATTGACACGCATGTTGTTCGGCGCGCTGGAACAGCAGGGAAGCCGCGTGGTCATGCGGCACCGTGTGACGGAACTGACGCAGTTACCGGATACGCGCTGGTATGTCGAAGTAGAAGACCTGGCCACTGGTAACACCAGCCGCGTGACGGCGCGGTTTGTGTTTCTTGGCGCAGGCGGTGGGGCTTTACCGTTGCTGCAGAAGTCGGGGATTCCGGAAGGCCGCGGTTATGGCGGTTTTCCCGTCAGTGGGCAGTGGCTGCGCTGTACGAATCGCGAGGTGATTGAACGCCATGCGGCCAAGGTGTACGGCAAGCCCGCGCTGGGCGCGCCGCCGATGAGTGTGCCGCATCTGGATACGCGCGTGATCGACGGCAAGAAGGAGCTGTTGTTCGGGCCGTTTGCGGGCTTCACAACGAAGTTTCTCAAGTTCGGTTCGTTCCTTGATCTACCGAAGTCCATTGGCACAGGAAATCTCGTTTCCATGCTGGGTGCGGGTGCGCACAACCTGGACCTGACGAAGTATTTGATCGGGCAGGTGATGCAGTCGCAGGAAGACCGCGTGAATGCTCTGCGCGAGTTCGTGCCGACGGCTCGCGGTGAGGATTGGGTTCTTGAGATTGCAGGGCAGCGTGTGCAGATCATCAAGCCGGATGAAAAGGCTGGCGGGCGGCTGGAGTTTGGCACCGAGGTGATTCGCAGCGCAGATGGATCGCTGGCAGCGTTGCTGGGCGCTTCGCCGGGTGCATCCACTGCGGTTTCCATCATGCTGGAGCTGATTACACGTGGTACTTCCGTGGTGTCGCAGGAGGCTTGTACGTCAGAGGCGCTGCAGTCGCTGATCCCGAGCTATGGACGTTCCATGGCGAAGGAGCCGGAGCTTTTAGCTGAGGTTACGGAGCGAACGGGGCGCTTGTTGCAGCTTCGGTAG
- a CDS encoding flavin reductase family protein, translating to MHIAVEPSILYVGTPVVLISSRNEDGTNNLAPMSSAWWLGWNCMLGLGAKGHTAQNLLRERECVLNLPSDAMVSHVDRLAKLTGSDPVPPHKQAMGYRHHKDKFGISGLTTQPSESVQAVRVAECPLQMEAVLEQVHDFGHRPDKAAGALAFEVRIVRMHAAPSLLVPGRSNHIDPDRWRPLMMSFCRFYGLSGELSHSTLASIPEEAYRPVPHMKR from the coding sequence ATGCACATTGCTGTAGAACCTTCAATCCTTTACGTCGGAACGCCTGTCGTCCTCATCAGTTCACGCAATGAAGACGGCACAAACAATCTTGCACCCATGTCCTCCGCATGGTGGCTGGGCTGGAACTGCATGCTTGGCCTTGGCGCCAAAGGACACACCGCGCAAAACCTGCTACGTGAGCGGGAATGCGTCCTGAACCTGCCGTCAGACGCAATGGTGAGCCACGTGGACCGGCTGGCAAAACTGACCGGTTCTGATCCAGTTCCGCCCCATAAACAAGCTATGGGATACCGGCACCACAAGGACAAGTTCGGCATCAGCGGTCTCACCACGCAACCTTCCGAAAGCGTCCAGGCTGTTCGTGTGGCAGAGTGCCCTCTACAGATGGAGGCCGTTCTGGAACAGGTCCACGACTTTGGCCACCGTCCTGACAAAGCGGCCGGCGCGCTTGCTTTTGAGGTCCGCATCGTCCGGATGCATGCGGCCCCATCGCTGCTTGTCCCGGGCCGCAGCAACCACATTGATCCCGATCGCTGGCGCCCTCTCATGATGAGTTTCTGCCGCTTTTACGGCCTATCCGGCGAGCTTTCACACTCCACGCTGGCCAGCATTCCAGAAGAAGCCTACCGCCCAGTGCCACACATGAAACGATAG
- a CDS encoding peptidylprolyl isomerase, with protein MAERTPGTYAIFNTSEGTIVTRLFEKDAPETVANFIGLAEGTKSWESRSKKGDKLYDGTIFHRVIPEFMIQGGDPEGTGMGGPGYRFADETKGSPHGFQEAGKLAMANAGPNTNGSQFFITVAPTPWLTGRHTIFGEVVEGYDIVEKVSKVARDGMDRPKKPVVLESVVIERV; from the coding sequence ATGGCAGAACGCACACCCGGTACCTACGCCATCTTCAACACCAGCGAAGGCACCATCGTCACGCGCCTCTTTGAGAAGGATGCGCCGGAGACCGTCGCCAACTTCATCGGCCTGGCCGAAGGAACCAAAAGTTGGGAGAGCCGCAGCAAGAAGGGCGACAAGCTCTATGACGGCACCATCTTCCATCGCGTGATTCCTGAGTTCATGATCCAAGGTGGCGACCCCGAAGGCACCGGCATGGGTGGCCCCGGCTACCGCTTCGCAGACGAAACCAAAGGCTCGCCGCACGGCTTCCAGGAAGCCGGCAAGCTGGCCATGGCCAACGCAGGCCCCAACACCAACGGCTCGCAGTTCTTCATTACCGTTGCGCCGACTCCCTGGCTCACCGGCCGCCACACCATCTTCGGTGAAGTTGTCGAAGGCTACGACATCGTCGAGAAGGTCAGCAAGGTCGCTCGCGACGGCATGGATCGCCCCAAGAAGCCGGTCGTTCTTGAATCGGTTGTTATCGAACGCGTCTAG
- a CDS encoding acyltransferase family protein, whose amino-acid sequence MSQPHARIQPKQHFEILDGLRGVAAMMVVLFHICETWNGGDHARQIINHGYLAVDFFFMLSGFVIAYAYDSRWNPANDQPRMTVWDFFKRRIIRLQPMLIMGNVLGALLFYFSASPRIFPIVATTSVSRLILIALIGCTVIPIPISMDIRGWQEMHPLAGTAWSLFFEYIANIAYALGLRKVSNRVLMVLTALSAALLTHYLVTTPRGDITGGWSVNAMELKVGFIRLLFPFLAGMLLQRMHKRIHVRNAFLWCSLLLVVTFILPRFGTTATLWKNGLYEAMVVIFVFPIIVAMGAGEQINGRTATRLCRFSGGISYPLYITHYSLIYIYTAWVYDGKLTPAQGAAWGAALFVTAVAIAYACLKLYDEPVRRWLNRRFLITGTTTR is encoded by the coding sequence ATGAGCCAGCCCCACGCACGCATCCAGCCTAAACAACACTTTGAAATCCTTGACGGTCTGCGCGGAGTCGCAGCCATGATGGTGGTCCTCTTCCACATATGCGAGACGTGGAACGGTGGTGACCACGCCAGGCAGATCATTAATCATGGCTATCTGGCAGTGGACTTCTTCTTCATGCTCTCTGGCTTTGTCATTGCTTACGCGTATGACAGCCGCTGGAACCCTGCCAACGACCAGCCACGCATGACGGTGTGGGACTTCTTCAAGCGACGCATCATCCGGCTGCAGCCCATGCTTATTATGGGCAACGTTCTTGGTGCGCTGCTCTTTTACTTCAGCGCCAGCCCCAGGATCTTTCCGATTGTCGCAACCACATCCGTATCGAGACTCATTCTCATCGCACTCATCGGCTGCACCGTGATTCCGATTCCCATCTCAATGGATATTCGCGGCTGGCAGGAGATGCATCCGCTCGCTGGAACAGCGTGGTCGTTGTTCTTTGAATACATTGCCAACATCGCTTATGCGCTGGGCCTGCGCAAGGTATCCAATCGCGTGCTGATGGTGCTTACAGCGCTCTCCGCGGCCCTGCTCACGCACTACCTTGTCACCACGCCGCGCGGTGACATTACGGGAGGCTGGTCGGTCAATGCGATGGAACTCAAAGTCGGCTTTATCCGGCTGCTCTTTCCGTTCCTGGCGGGTATGCTCCTGCAACGCATGCACAAGCGCATCCACGTGCGGAATGCCTTTCTGTGGTGCAGCCTGTTGCTTGTGGTCACTTTCATCCTGCCGCGTTTCGGCACCACGGCTACGCTCTGGAAAAACGGGCTGTATGAAGCAATGGTTGTTATTTTCGTGTTTCCGATCATCGTAGCGATGGGCGCAGGCGAGCAGATCAACGGGCGAACAGCCACTCGGCTGTGCCGTTTCTCAGGCGGAATTTCCTATCCGCTCTACATCACGCATTACTCGCTCATCTACATCTACACAGCCTGGGTGTACGACGGAAAACTTACCCCCGCGCAGGGTGCGGCATGGGGTGCTGCGTTGTTCGTGACCGCCGTCGCCATCGCCTATGCCTGCCTCAAGCTTTATGACGAACCAGTGCGCCGTTGGCTGAACCGCCGTTTCCTGATAACTGGCACTACGACACGATAG
- a CDS encoding DNA-3-methyladenine glycosylase I: MTKQRCKWSERDPMETVYHDEEWGVPVHDGRMLWECLMLEGFQAGLSWTIILRKRENFREAFLGFDPKKVAKFGEREIEILLANPGIVRSRAKIEATIKGAQIYLDMQKKGEDFADFCWSFTKGKVLRGDGTVVAETELSKTISKELKRRGFKFVGPSITYAWMQAVGIVNDHVAHCYRRKQL, from the coding sequence ATGACGAAGCAGCGTTGCAAATGGAGTGAGCGCGATCCGATGGAGACGGTGTACCACGATGAAGAGTGGGGTGTGCCGGTGCACGACGGCCGTATGTTGTGGGAGTGCCTGATGCTGGAAGGCTTTCAGGCAGGGTTGTCGTGGACCATCATTCTTCGTAAGCGTGAGAATTTTCGTGAAGCGTTCCTCGGCTTCGATCCGAAGAAGGTGGCGAAGTTCGGCGAGCGCGAGATTGAGATATTGCTCGCGAATCCGGGCATTGTGCGTTCACGCGCGAAGATCGAAGCAACGATCAAAGGCGCGCAGATTTACCTGGATATGCAGAAGAAAGGTGAAGACTTCGCCGATTTCTGCTGGAGCTTCACGAAAGGCAAAGTGTTGCGCGGTGATGGAACGGTGGTTGCGGAGACGGAGCTTTCCAAGACCATCTCAAAAGAGCTGAAACGACGCGGGTTTAAATTCGTAGGGCCTTCCATTACCTATGCGTGGATGCAGGCTGTGGGCATTGTGAATGACCATGTGGCGCATTGCTACCGTCGCAAGCAGCTATAA
- a CDS encoding SDR family oxidoreductase produces the protein MAKVVLITGANKGIGFEVARQLGRVGFTVLLGARDAKRGEDAAAKLRSEGSDVRYVVADLDRASETATALAAQIQKEFGHLDVLINNAGIFDLTGGDSPASTAKIDAVRRTFDINFFGTVEFTQPLLPLLRAAESARIINVSSGLGSIGLNSDPASPFYPVKPLGYNASKAALNMFTVDLAWELRDTNIRVNSICPGFTATDINGNTGTQTIEEGAEAIVRFAQQPDDSPTGGFFHKDGTYPW, from the coding sequence ATGGCAAAGGTTGTTCTGATTACAGGCGCAAACAAAGGCATTGGTTTTGAAGTGGCTCGGCAGTTGGGGCGCGTTGGATTTACCGTTCTGCTGGGTGCTCGTGATGCCAAGCGTGGCGAAGATGCGGCAGCGAAGCTTCGCAGCGAGGGCTCGGACGTTCGCTATGTTGTGGCCGACCTTGATCGTGCTTCTGAGACAGCCACAGCGCTTGCCGCTCAGATCCAGAAGGAGTTTGGCCATCTGGACGTGCTCATCAATAACGCGGGCATCTTCGATCTGACCGGTGGTGACAGCCCGGCAAGCACTGCGAAGATCGATGCGGTGAGACGCACCTTCGACATCAACTTCTTCGGCACGGTCGAGTTCACGCAACCGTTGTTGCCGTTGCTTCGCGCCGCCGAAAGCGCGCGCATCATCAATGTTTCAAGTGGACTTGGCTCTATCGGACTCAACAGCGATCCTGCTTCGCCGTTCTATCCTGTGAAGCCTCTTGGATACAACGCCTCAAAAGCTGCGCTGAATATGTTCACCGTTGATCTTGCGTGGGAGTTGCGAGACACAAATATCAGGGTCAATTCCATTTGCCCCGGCTTCACCGCAACGGACATTAACGGTAACACCGGCACGCAGACCATCGAAGAAGGCGCTGAGGCTATTGTGCGTTTCGCGCAGCAGCCTGACGACAGCCCCACAGGCGGCTTCTTCCACAAGGATGGCACGTACCCCTGGTAG
- a CDS encoding peptidylprolyl isomerase, whose amino-acid sequence MMFRLAPLSLFAILAVAPAAALAQAGSTVPPAQQQNPPAKPADDLPDSPGAAEGLGVPPAPNGPTAVIDTTMGRLICQFFRNESPKTVENFIGLATGTKDFTDPTTGQKMHGVPFYDGTTFHRVIANFMIQGGDRAGTGAGDAGYYIGEERSPGLRFDREGRLAMANAGANTGSTQFFVTEAPVPELNGKHTIFGQCDPHSVLVVQSIARVEKNSQDKPVTPVTIKHITIVPEGGTIPPDPMATQPAAPAAQ is encoded by the coding sequence ATGATGTTCCGACTTGCGCCCCTATCTCTCTTCGCGATTCTCGCCGTTGCTCCGGCAGCGGCACTGGCACAGGCAGGGTCCACCGTACCGCCTGCCCAGCAGCAGAATCCCCCGGCTAAGCCTGCGGACGACCTGCCGGATTCACCCGGAGCAGCCGAAGGCCTCGGCGTTCCACCCGCACCGAACGGCCCCACGGCCGTCATTGACACCACCATGGGGCGCCTGATCTGCCAGTTCTTCCGGAACGAGTCGCCAAAGACCGTGGAGAACTTCATCGGTCTGGCCACTGGCACCAAGGATTTCACCGACCCCACAACCGGTCAGAAGATGCACGGTGTGCCCTTCTATGACGGCACCACCTTTCATCGAGTGATCGCCAACTTCATGATCCAGGGGGGCGACCGTGCCGGCACTGGCGCCGGAGACGCTGGCTATTACATTGGCGAAGAGCGTTCGCCCGGCCTGCGGTTTGACCGTGAAGGCCGCCTCGCCATGGCCAATGCAGGCGCCAATACAGGCAGCACGCAATTCTTCGTTACAGAAGCACCCGTTCCCGAACTGAATGGCAAACACACCATCTTCGGCCAGTGCGATCCGCACTCGGTGCTGGTCGTGCAGTCCATTGCCCGCGTGGAAAAGAACTCGCAGGATAAGCCGGTCACACCTGTGACCATCAAACACATCACGATTGTTCCAGAGGGTGGCACGATCCCTCCGGATCCGATGGCGACCCAACCTGCCGCACCCGCAGCGCAGTAA
- a CDS encoding cystathionine beta-lyase, translating into MDWRTRLLHAKPELPENFESLASATYRGSTVVFPSMEGLRDGWRQSEIGYSYGIYGTPTAMELAARIAAMEGARHTFLTPSGMSAIALVDLAFTKAGDHVLIPVQAYGPNVEAAKNLLGRYGVETELYDATIGGGIASLIRENTALIWCESPSSITMEVQDVPAIVKAAHARGVVVAIDNTYAAGVLFDAFAHGVDVSVQALTKYVGGHSDLLLGSVSVATEDGYERVGNTRRMLGLSVSPDECSLALRGLQTLAVRLERMEDSTLEIAKWLAERSEIDVVLHPALPSCPGHEIWKRDFTGSASVFSVLFSPRYSPEQVNAFVDHLSLFKIGWSWGGVNSLAMAYPTLTRIDANHHGRIVRLNIGLEAPVDLIADLERSLSLLG; encoded by the coding sequence ATGGATTGGCGCACCCGTTTGCTGCACGCGAAGCCCGAGCTTCCTGAAAACTTTGAATCCCTTGCCTCTGCAACGTATCGCGGATCGACTGTTGTGTTCCCTTCGATGGAAGGCCTACGCGACGGTTGGCGGCAGAGTGAGATTGGTTACTCCTACGGCATTTATGGCACACCCACAGCGATGGAACTCGCGGCACGCATTGCTGCGATGGAAGGCGCGCGGCATACGTTTTTAACGCCCAGCGGAATGTCAGCGATTGCGTTAGTCGATCTGGCCTTCACGAAGGCGGGCGATCACGTGCTGATTCCCGTGCAAGCCTACGGGCCGAATGTGGAAGCGGCCAAGAACCTGCTTGGCCGTTATGGCGTGGAGACGGAGCTTTATGACGCGACGATCGGCGGCGGCATTGCATCCCTGATTCGCGAGAACACAGCACTGATCTGGTGCGAAAGCCCCAGCTCCATCACGATGGAAGTGCAGGATGTGCCCGCGATTGTTAAGGCGGCCCATGCGCGCGGTGTTGTAGTGGCGATTGATAACACGTATGCCGCAGGTGTGCTGTTCGATGCGTTTGCGCATGGCGTGGACGTGAGTGTGCAGGCGCTGACGAAGTATGTGGGTGGTCACAGCGATCTGTTGCTCGGTTCGGTTTCCGTTGCGACGGAAGATGGCTATGAGCGTGTGGGGAATACACGGCGCATGTTGGGATTAAGTGTTTCGCCCGATGAGTGTTCGCTGGCGCTGCGTGGTTTGCAGACGCTGGCGGTGCGACTGGAACGCATGGAAGACTCCACGCTGGAGATTGCGAAGTGGCTTGCGGAGCGCAGCGAGATTGATGTGGTACTGCATCCCGCGTTGCCTTCGTGCCCGGGACATGAAATCTGGAAGCGGGACTTTACCGGATCCGCAAGTGTGTTTTCAGTACTGTTTTCACCGCGGTATTCGCCGGAGCAGGTGAATGCATTTGTGGATCACTTGAGCCTGTTCAAAATTGGTTGGAGCTGGGGCGGCGTAAACAGTCTTGCGATGGCGTATCCCACGTTGACGCGCATCGACGCGAATCATCATGGAAGAATTGTGCGTCTGAACATCGGACTGGAAGCGCCCGTGGATCTGATTGCAGACCTGGAGCGCTCGCTTTCCTTGTTGGGATGA